AATACAAGCGTCGACTACCTTCTGAATCTTACGGACATCAAACAGCCATATCCGAGAGCTAAAAAGTAACAGACGGGAGGGCACCCTCCCGCCCCGTCTAAGAGACCATTCCCTCATTCAATACTTTTCCAATCTCCGCAAGCAGTTTGTCTTTTACCGCTGGTTTCAGAAAGTATCCTGCCGGTTTTAATTTCAATACTGCTTCGATATTTTCCCGGTCATTGACCGCCGTCAGGAAAATGACCGGAATACTTTTCATATCTTCATCCGCACGGATCATTTCCAGTGTCATTTTTCCGTCGCAGACCGGCATCTCATAGTCCAGCAGGATCAGATCCGGCCGCTTTTTCCCGATAGAAGTCATTGCCTGCGCGCCCGAGATCGCCAGTGCAACTTCATAATACTGTTCCAGCATTGCTTTCATCGTCCGCAGCGTCGTGCCATTGTCATCGACTACCAGGATTCGTTTCCTCTCTGTCCCTGCCTTTTTCTCTTCCGCCGCATCACGCTGAACTTCCGCCACACCCACGCCGATCTTCCGGCAGACCGCATTCATAATGTCCGTATTCTCTACCGGACGAATCAGGTTTTCAAACTGACTGCTCTCATAATATTTAAAAAAGGTATCGCTCTCCTCCTTTGTTCCGACCGTCAGAACGGGAATCTGCGCATATTGGTCACTGAGCATATAAAATATCGATGTATCGATGTCATAAGCCCCGATCAGGCTGATCACGACCAGATCGGGATTGACGATCTTCATCATGCCTTCCACGACACCTGCATTTTCCGAACAGAGCTGTACATGAAAAAACTGCGACAAAAACTGGTTCATCTCTTTGATGACATGATTTAATTTACCTATCAATAGAATATGTTTCATTTCTTCCTCTCATTTCATTTTGCCGCTTTCACTACTTTATCATTTATCTGCCCGATCAGCAGATCTGCAAGGCGGTCTGCTTCTTCCGGATCAAGATTCGTCACTGCCTCCGCGAGCTTTCGCATATTAAGTTCTATCTCTTCCGGATACGCATATGCCTGTAACTGCCCGATCAGCTCATCTGCCTGATCAATATCCATCTCCTGCATGCGGAAGCGTACCATCTCCACCAACGCCTGCACGACCGGGACATCCGTTACTTCTTTTGTACTCACAGCGCCTATGTCAAAAACCGCCTTCAGTTTTTCATGATAGCTGCGCCACTCCTCCAGAAACGGGGCCGTGACAGATGTAATTACATCTATTCTACCATCTTTGGCCGCATATTCCAATATCTTTGCAACGCCGGACAGGGGGATGATGCCTATCGTCGCCGCCAGACTTTTCATCGCGTGCACCTGAATGCGGT
The sequence above is a segment of the Lachnospiraceae bacterium JLR.KK008 genome. Coding sequences within it:
- a CDS encoding response regulator; the protein is MIGKLNHVIKEMNQFLSQFFHVQLCSENAGVVEGMMKIVNPDLVVISLIGAYDIDTSIFYMLSDQYAQIPVLTVGTKEESDTFFKYYESSQFENLIRPVENTDIMNAVCRKIGVGVAEVQRDAAEEKKAGTERKRILVVDDNGTTLRTMKAMLEQYYEVALAISGAQAMTSIGKKRPDLILLDYEMPVCDGKMTLEMIRADEDMKSIPVIFLTAVNDRENIEAVLKLKPAGYFLKPAVKDKLLAEIGKVLNEGMVS